In Luteitalea sp., a single genomic region encodes these proteins:
- a CDS encoding copper resistance system multicopper oxidase, producing MPLSRRTFVKGLAAAGAATSAGILRSVAWAEAQSRSAPAVLSGAGFDLRIGETTANITGKSRTAVTINGSIPGPTLRWREGDTVTLRVANTLDEDTSIHWHGILLPANMDGVPGLSFHGIRPGETYPYHFTVRQHGTYWYHSHSGFQEQQGVYGPLVIEPREAEPFQYDREHVVMLSDWTDEDPRRVFAKLKKQADYYNFHQRTVADFVRDVREHGLRTTLAERGAWGEMRMSDRDLADVSGYTYTYLVNGQAPAANWTGLFEPGERVRLRFINGSAMTHFDVRIPGVTMTVVAVDGQHVQPVTVDELRIAVAETLDVVVEPSGQEAFTIFAQAMDRTGYAAATLAVRDGLRAEVPALDPRPSLTMADMGHGGMGHDMRGMPKSADDPHAGHTIPAQQPTTDPHAGHDMSAMGAEMQSHPVSENSNPLVDMQTMMPTSKLDDPGIGLRDNGRRVLTYADLKTVFPDPDGREPTRTIELHLTGHMERFVWSFNGIKFSDAEPIRLTYGERVRIVLVNDTMMAHPIHLHGMWSDLEDDEGRFHLRKHTVDMPPGSKRSFRVTADALGRWAFHCHMLYHMEAGMFREVRVEERRST from the coding sequence ATGCCGCTGTCGCGGCGGACCTTCGTGAAAGGGCTCGCCGCTGCCGGCGCGGCCACCAGCGCGGGTATCCTCCGGAGTGTCGCGTGGGCCGAGGCACAGTCACGCTCAGCACCCGCCGTGCTGTCTGGCGCCGGCTTCGATCTACGGATCGGGGAAACGACCGCCAACATCACCGGCAAGTCTCGAACGGCCGTCACGATCAACGGCTCGATTCCTGGACCGACCTTGCGCTGGCGCGAAGGCGACACGGTCACGCTGCGTGTCGCCAACACGTTGGATGAGGACACATCCATCCATTGGCATGGCATTCTGCTGCCCGCCAACATGGATGGCGTACCGGGCCTGAGCTTCCATGGCATCCGCCCGGGGGAGACCTACCCCTACCATTTCACGGTCCGACAGCACGGCACCTACTGGTATCACAGCCACTCCGGGTTTCAGGAGCAGCAGGGCGTCTACGGGCCGCTCGTGATCGAGCCGCGTGAAGCCGAACCGTTTCAGTACGACCGCGAGCACGTCGTGATGCTGAGCGACTGGACGGATGAGGACCCGAGGCGTGTCTTCGCGAAGCTCAAGAAACAAGCCGACTACTACAACTTCCACCAGCGCACGGTCGCCGACTTCGTCCGCGATGTGCGGGAGCATGGCCTGCGGACCACGCTCGCCGAGCGTGGCGCCTGGGGCGAGATGCGCATGAGCGATCGGGATCTGGCCGACGTGAGCGGCTACACCTACACCTACCTGGTGAACGGGCAAGCTCCCGCCGCTAATTGGACGGGCCTATTCGAACCAGGCGAACGTGTCCGGCTGCGCTTCATCAACGGATCGGCGATGACACATTTCGACGTCCGGATCCCTGGCGTGACGATGACGGTCGTGGCTGTGGATGGCCAGCACGTGCAGCCGGTCACGGTGGACGAGCTCCGCATCGCCGTCGCGGAGACCTTGGACGTCGTTGTGGAACCGTCCGGACAGGAGGCGTTCACGATCTTCGCACAAGCCATGGATCGTACCGGTTACGCAGCTGCCACGCTGGCCGTGCGCGACGGACTCCGCGCGGAGGTCCCAGCGCTCGATCCACGTCCGAGTCTGACCATGGCCGACATGGGGCACGGTGGTATGGGGCACGACATGCGCGGGATGCCGAAGTCGGCGGACGACCCGCACGCGGGTCACACCATCCCGGCGCAACAGCCCACCACCGATCCGCATGCCGGCCATGACATGTCCGCCATGGGCGCGGAGATGCAGTCGCACCCGGTCAGTGAGAACAGCAACCCCTTGGTCGACATGCAAACGATGATGCCAACGTCGAAGCTCGATGACCCAGGCATCGGCCTCAGGGACAACGGGCGGCGCGTGCTGACCTATGCGGATCTGAAGACGGTGTTCCCCGATCCGGACGGGCGCGAGCCAACCCGCACGATCGAGCTCCACCTCACCGGCCACATGGAACGATTCGTCTGGTCGTTCAATGGCATCAAGTTCTCCGACGCAGAGCCCATTCGTCTCACCTACGGCGAGCGCGTTCGTATCGTGTTGGTCAACGACACGATGATGGCGCACCCGATCCACCTACACGGCATGTGGAGCGACCTCGAGGATGATGAAGGGCGGTTCCACCTGCGCAAGCACACGGTGGATATGCCGCCTGGCAGCAAGCGCAGCTTCCGGGTGACGGCCGATGCGCTGGGCCGATGGGCGTTTCATTGCCACATGCTCTACCACATGGAGGCAGGCATGTTCCGCGAAGTACGCGTCGAGGAAAGGAGGTCGACGTGA
- a CDS encoding tetratricopeptide repeat protein — protein sequence MSAIGGAVVPLLVSLACAAIGSRPAAAGQAPQTADTTSDRAAVVAALRGGQNDAALGLVDRALERAPEDPQLWALKGVALTALSREPEALAAYRRAVSIDDRYVPALQGAAEIEYRARRPEAGPTLERLIAVDPENEVAHGMLGALAFDRRDCGAAVAHFEQGGDVVNGSAAALDQFGHCLYMVGRLEDAVRVFERLKTATQDDPAAVMKLAVALHAGGRSREALVLLRPIAARPDADGALLNLAAEVHASLNEVAEAIAALRRAIAAAPHDEAHYLSLASLCLEHESYDLALEIANVGLHNAPESARLHTVRGVVHAQLGNHERAEEDFERASRLEPERPVGRVGQSLALQQAGRVEESVELLRRESQRHPKDAATLFLLARALASAGPAAGSSDAREAEQALQRAVTLAPDFGEAHAELGRLDVRAGKPALALVHLRRALDLDPSNRQAMYQLLLALRRADRLDEAAEVKARLRQLMEQERNDEVERNRLQLIKAPPSP from the coding sequence ATGAGCGCAATTGGCGGTGCGGTTGTCCCGCTGCTCGTCTCCCTCGCGTGCGCGGCAATCGGGTCGCGTCCAGCCGCGGCGGGCCAGGCGCCGCAGACCGCAGACACGACCTCCGACCGTGCGGCGGTTGTCGCGGCCCTTCGCGGCGGCCAAAACGACGCCGCGCTCGGATTGGTCGACCGAGCGTTGGAGCGGGCGCCCGAGGACCCGCAGCTGTGGGCGCTCAAGGGCGTCGCGCTCACGGCCCTGTCGCGTGAGCCGGAGGCGCTGGCCGCATATCGCCGTGCCGTGTCGATCGATGACCGATACGTGCCGGCCCTGCAAGGCGCCGCGGAGATCGAGTACCGCGCGCGACGGCCCGAGGCTGGACCGACGCTCGAGCGGCTGATCGCTGTCGATCCAGAGAACGAGGTTGCGCACGGCATGCTCGGCGCACTGGCCTTCGACCGGCGCGACTGCGGGGCGGCGGTCGCGCACTTCGAGCAAGGCGGCGACGTGGTCAACGGCAGCGCCGCGGCCCTCGACCAGTTCGGTCATTGCCTGTACATGGTCGGGCGCCTCGAGGATGCCGTGCGGGTCTTCGAGCGGCTGAAAACCGCGACGCAAGATGACCCGGCCGCTGTCATGAAGCTGGCCGTGGCGCTCCACGCCGGCGGTCGATCGCGGGAAGCGCTCGTCCTGCTCCGTCCAATTGCCGCCCGGCCGGATGCCGACGGTGCCTTGCTGAACCTCGCGGCGGAGGTCCATGCGAGCCTGAATGAAGTTGCCGAAGCGATTGCCGCGCTGCGGCGCGCCATTGCCGCCGCGCCGCACGACGAGGCGCACTACCTCAGCCTCGCCTCGCTCTGCTTGGAGCATGAATCGTACGACCTGGCGCTCGAGATCGCCAACGTGGGCCTGCACAACGCCCCCGAATCTGCGCGTCTCCACACGGTACGCGGCGTCGTCCACGCGCAGTTGGGCAACCATGAGCGCGCAGAAGAGGACTTCGAGCGCGCCAGCCGGCTCGAGCCGGAGCGGCCGGTAGGCCGCGTCGGACAGAGTCTTGCACTGCAGCAGGCGGGCCGCGTCGAGGAATCGGTGGAGCTCCTGCGCCGCGAGTCGCAACGACATCCGAAGGACGCCGCAACGCTGTTCCTCCTGGCGCGGGCGCTTGCCAGCGCGGGCCCGGCGGCAGGATCGTCCGATGCGCGCGAGGCGGAGCAGGCGCTCCAGCGGGCCGTCACCCTCGCACCAGATTTCGGCGAAGCGCACGCGGAGCTGGGCAGATTGGACGTCCGCGCGGGAAAGCCCGCACTGGCCCTCGTCCACCTGCGCCGCGCGCTCGACCTCGATCCGTCGAATCGACAGGCCATGTATCAATTGCTACTGGCGCTGCGCCGCGCGGATCGCCTCGACGAAGCGGCGGAGGTCAAGGCCCGACTGCGCCAGCTCATGGAACAGGAGCGGAACGACGAGGTCGAGCGGAACCGACTCCAGCTGATCAAGGCCCCGCCCTCTCCGTAG
- a CDS encoding copper resistance protein CopB produces MAIAWSGSSFAQSAPAPSASSSSSPSRQASQRPAGHQHHQHPRQEPAETPRTSSPQEDPEASYPLPPNVPPLTDADREAAFPDVQGHKTLDNALNYFLLFDQLEGLAGGDQAAGSWDTKGWIGWDRDRFWFRTEGEGEGGRLGKAEAHLLYGRAIARWWDVVAGIRQDFEPGPAQTWAAIGIQGLAPYWFEVEATAYVGASGRTRFRLETEYELLLTNRLILQPLVEVNFAGKSDPERGIGAGLSTAEAGLRLRYEVRRELAPYIGVVWNRKFFGTADYAEAANEETRGVRFIFGVRFWR; encoded by the coding sequence ATGGCCATCGCGTGGTCCGGCTCGTCGTTCGCGCAATCGGCGCCCGCACCGTCAGCATCGTCATCGTCATCACCATCGCGGCAGGCATCGCAGAGACCCGCCGGTCACCAGCACCACCAGCACCCACGCCAGGAGCCGGCGGAAACGCCGCGGACGTCATCGCCCCAAGAGGATCCCGAGGCGTCGTATCCCCTACCACCCAATGTCCCTCCGCTCACCGACGCGGACCGCGAGGCAGCCTTTCCCGACGTCCAGGGACACAAGACGCTCGACAATGCCTTGAACTACTTCCTGCTGTTCGATCAGTTGGAGGGTCTCGCGGGTGGAGACCAGGCGGCCGGAAGCTGGGACACGAAAGGCTGGATTGGATGGGATCGTGACCGGTTCTGGTTCCGCACGGAGGGCGAGGGAGAAGGCGGCCGCCTCGGAAAGGCGGAAGCGCACCTGCTGTATGGACGTGCGATTGCGCGTTGGTGGGACGTCGTGGCTGGGATCCGTCAAGACTTCGAGCCAGGGCCAGCGCAGACATGGGCCGCCATTGGGATCCAGGGCCTCGCGCCGTACTGGTTCGAGGTCGAGGCGACCGCCTACGTCGGTGCGTCCGGCCGTACGCGGTTTCGGTTGGAGACGGAGTACGAGCTGTTGCTGACGAACCGACTCATTCTCCAGCCACTCGTCGAAGTGAACTTCGCCGGCAAGTCCGACCCTGAGCGCGGGATCGGCGCGGGACTCAGTACCGCCGAGGCGGGACTGCGGCTCCGGTACGAGGTCCGCCGCGAGCTCGCGCCGTATATCGGCGTCGTCTGGAACCGCAAGTTCTTCGGCACCGCAGACTATGCCGAAGCGGCGAATGAGGAGACGCGCGGCGTCCGTTTCATCTTCGGTGTGCGCTTCTGGCGGTAA
- a CDS encoding helix-turn-helix domain-containing protein produces MPRRKTRRDRGISHVNVYRRCIRSVNRGGAIPSRSTKRSIASTNRSLIGGYRSTRSRHERLLHTLPPALVLHEDIDGVLWLTSMRDALSRRHQPGAQALIDRILDWGLVCTLGCWFDQKGADAPAWYLGAMDPVAGPALDGIHQRPSEAWTVGSLAAEAQVSRAHFAKRFTEVMGQPPLSYLTEWRMYTAEDLLSDPDLSVAKVAEAVGYADPFAFSTAFKRKRGMSPRAFRSQSAKRGA; encoded by the coding sequence GTGCCACGAAGGAAAACGCGTCGGGACAGAGGCATAAGTCACGTCAATGTATATCGCCGCTGTATCCGTTCTGTAAACAGAGGCGGCGCGATTCCTTCGCGCTCAACGAAGCGGTCGATTGCCTCGACGAACCGCTCACTCATCGGAGGATACCGGTCCACTCGCAGCCGCCATGAGCGGCTGCTGCACACTCTTCCGCCCGCGCTGGTGCTCCATGAGGACATTGACGGCGTCCTCTGGCTTACCTCGATGAGGGACGCCCTGTCTCGCCGACATCAGCCGGGCGCCCAGGCTCTGATCGACCGCATTCTGGACTGGGGACTGGTCTGCACCTTGGGATGCTGGTTTGACCAGAAGGGCGCCGACGCCCCGGCCTGGTATCTGGGGGCCATGGATCCGGTGGCCGGACCGGCGCTCGACGGCATCCACCAGCGCCCTTCTGAGGCGTGGACGGTGGGCTCGCTGGCCGCCGAGGCGCAGGTATCGCGGGCGCACTTCGCCAAGCGATTCACCGAGGTCATGGGCCAGCCACCTCTGAGCTATCTCACCGAATGGCGCATGTACACAGCCGAGGACCTGCTGTCGGACCCGGACCTGAGTGTGGCGAAGGTGGCCGAGGCTGTCGGCTACGCCGACCCGTTCGCGTTCAGCACGGCCTTCAAACGGAAACGGGGAATGAGCCCAAGGGCGTTCCGTTCCCAGTCAGCCAAGAGAGGCGCATGA